One genomic window of Candidatus Melainabacteria bacterium includes the following:
- a CDS encoding tetratricopeptide repeat protein, with product MKLKNRILNLSLLLLLSAPQTVEAKFAYPELVKVPIPRLLTNLQKRLNDPKSNLSQQERAELDFRIGRLNSMAYAYNANEVQVRKAESDLVAEGKATPFYGVGMREFQQFEVSDTKHDATAKAYLKEAVKYLREALKLDPSMSQARLGLAWCLDQSGDKANAIPLYRQVYKESYEKEKNQKGMRGTSICMETAGYLEKLLNPVKDAAEIAKMKEQTENINLSFRTVTPIMIPLVANLSLRDFTQPASLVFDLDGNGPKHYGQWTGPKAGWLVYDAANSKKITSGLQLFGPSSFWIFWNDGYEAMKALDDNNDGKLSGTELNGLAVWCDSNRNGQSESDEVKSLAELGIKALSCQGHLNAEGTMLSINGVTFADGSTADSYDIVLDQIP from the coding sequence ATGAAATTGAAAAACAGAATATTGAACCTGTCCCTGTTGCTTCTTCTTTCCGCACCTCAAACCGTTGAGGCGAAGTTTGCCTATCCTGAGTTGGTCAAAGTTCCTATTCCAAGGCTACTAACAAACCTGCAGAAGAGGCTCAATGACCCGAAATCAAACCTATCTCAGCAAGAGAGAGCAGAGCTCGATTTCCGCATTGGGCGGTTAAATTCAATGGCCTACGCGTACAACGCAAACGAAGTGCAAGTAAGAAAAGCAGAAAGTGATCTCGTAGCAGAAGGAAAAGCCACCCCATTTTATGGAGTTGGAATGAGAGAGTTCCAGCAGTTTGAGGTTAGCGATACAAAGCACGATGCCACTGCAAAAGCCTACCTGAAGGAAGCAGTCAAATATTTGAGAGAAGCTCTGAAATTAGATCCATCGATGTCTCAAGCGAGATTAGGACTGGCGTGGTGCCTCGATCAAAGTGGAGATAAAGCCAACGCGATCCCACTTTACCGACAGGTATACAAAGAATCATACGAGAAAGAGAAAAACCAAAAGGGAATGCGAGGAACCTCGATATGTATGGAAACAGCGGGTTACCTTGAAAAACTCTTGAATCCCGTTAAAGATGCCGCAGAAATCGCAAAGATGAAAGAGCAGACAGAAAATATCAATCTCTCTTTCAGAACCGTTACCCCGATTATGATTCCGCTGGTCGCGAATCTTTCACTGCGAGATTTTACGCAACCAGCCTCGTTAGTTTTTGATCTGGACGGCAATGGACCAAAACACTATGGGCAATGGACGGGCCCCAAAGCAGGCTGGCTGGTTTATGACGCAGCGAATTCCAAAAAGATAACATCGGGGCTTCAACTTTTCGGTCCCAGTTCCTTTTGGATATTTTGGAATGACGGCTACGAGGCGATGAAAGCTCTCGACGACAACAATGATGGAAAGCTCTCGGGCACGGAATTGAATGGATTGGCAGTTTGGTGCGATAGCAATCGAAACGGACAAAGCGAATCTGACGAAGTCAAAAGCTTGGCTGAACTGGGAATAAAAGCACTCTCCTGCCAGGGGCATTTAAACGCAGAGGGCACCATGCTCAGTATCAACGGTGTAACGTTTGCCGATGGAAGCACGGCAGATTCTTATGACATAGTTCTCGACCAGATACCATGA